Proteins co-encoded in one Bradyrhizobium sp. 170 genomic window:
- the panB gene encoding 3-methyl-2-oxobutanoate hydroxymethyltransferase — MSHASEVSVERITIPILQRWKQERRRVAMTTAYDAVTAGIADPIVDIILVGDSVGNVCLGFDNTLPVSMAMMNHHLEAVARTRPRALLVADMPFLSFHLSPEETIRNAGGFLQRGADAVKLEGGAKRVEMVRALVDCEIPVMGHLGLTPQSVNIMGGFKVQGRKADDALRLLDDAHRLQEAGCFALVLEGIPAELAQRATESLSIPTIGIGAGPGCSGQVLVFHDVLGLTEGHRPKFVRAYADGFQLLQEALSRWATDVRSGAFPAPQESYRLPESLGNIIANWAPPNPT, encoded by the coding sequence ATGAGCCACGCTTCGGAAGTGTCAGTTGAGCGGATCACGATTCCAATCCTGCAGCGGTGGAAGCAGGAGCGGCGGCGTGTCGCCATGACCACCGCCTACGATGCGGTTACGGCAGGCATCGCTGACCCCATCGTCGACATCATTCTTGTCGGCGACAGTGTTGGCAATGTCTGCCTCGGATTCGACAACACGTTGCCAGTCAGCATGGCGATGATGAATCATCATCTCGAAGCTGTTGCGCGCACAAGGCCCCGTGCCCTGCTCGTGGCCGATATGCCGTTTCTTAGCTTTCACCTTAGTCCGGAGGAGACGATACGCAACGCCGGAGGGTTCCTGCAGCGAGGCGCAGATGCAGTGAAACTCGAGGGCGGAGCCAAGCGCGTGGAGATGGTGCGTGCCCTGGTCGATTGCGAAATTCCCGTCATGGGCCATCTCGGCCTCACCCCGCAGAGCGTCAATATCATGGGCGGATTCAAGGTGCAGGGCCGGAAAGCCGATGACGCTTTGCGGCTGCTTGATGACGCTCACCGTTTGCAGGAGGCCGGATGCTTCGCGTTGGTGCTTGAAGGCATTCCGGCCGAGCTAGCCCAGCGAGCGACCGAATCGCTGTCGATACCAACTATTGGAATCGGCGCGGGTCCCGGGTGCTCGGGCCAAGTGCTCGTATTCCATGACGTGCTGGGGCTGACCGAAGGTCATCGGCCCAAATTCGTTCGCGCCTATGCTGATGGTTTTCAGCTGTTGCAGGAGGCGCTGTCGCGCTGGGCTACCGATGTCCGCAGTGGAGCGTTCCCGGCGCCGCAAGAGTCCTATCGGCTTCCTGAAAGCCTGGGTAACATCATCGCAAACTGGGCTCCTCCAAACCCAACCTGA
- the pabB gene encoding aminodeoxychorismate synthase component I, whose amino-acid sequence MIDLILSGDAFQVNIAQRFSARLANSFDPIAFYCQLRKMNPAPFAALLRYGKLTIASSSPERFLKLDGRQVETRPIKGTVARSADCEEDRRRAETLVDSEKDRAENTMIVDLLRNDLSRVCTPESVHVPSLCNLESYASVHHLVSVVTGELAHGEDAVGLLRACFPGGSVTGAPKVRSMEIILDIERVAREVYCGAIGYIGFNGHMDVNIAIRTVTIDDGQAVFHAGAGITAMSDPAAEYEESLAKAERIFRAFIAEDSGAS is encoded by the coding sequence GTGATTGATCTCATTCTGTCGGGTGACGCCTTCCAGGTCAACATTGCGCAGCGCTTCAGCGCTCGCCTGGCGAACTCGTTCGATCCGATAGCCTTCTATTGTCAGCTGCGGAAAATGAATCCGGCTCCCTTTGCCGCCCTTCTTCGGTATGGCAAGCTCACCATTGCATCGAGCTCGCCCGAGCGTTTCCTAAAGCTTGACGGGCGACAGGTCGAAACGCGACCTATCAAAGGGACGGTGGCGCGTTCTGCCGATTGCGAGGAAGACCGGCGTCGCGCTGAGACGCTGGTAGATTCGGAGAAAGACCGCGCCGAGAACACCATGATCGTCGACCTCCTGCGCAATGATCTCTCGCGCGTTTGCACGCCTGAATCAGTCCACGTCCCGTCCTTATGCAATCTCGAGTCCTATGCCTCGGTGCACCATCTCGTGTCCGTCGTTACGGGTGAGCTAGCACACGGAGAGGATGCCGTGGGCCTACTTAGGGCCTGCTTTCCCGGCGGCTCAGTTACCGGAGCTCCCAAGGTACGCTCGATGGAAATTATCCTGGATATCGAGCGTGTGGCGCGAGAGGTGTATTGCGGGGCCATAGGCTACATAGGATTCAATGGACATATGGATGTAAATATTGCCATTCGCACCGTAACGATCGACGACGGCCAGGCCGTCTTCCATGCAGGCGCCGGGATAACGGCAATGTCCGATCCGGCCGCCGAATATGAGGAGAGCCTTGCAAAAGCAGAGCGCATTTTTCGCGCATTCATTGCTGAAGACTCCGGTGCATCTTGA
- a CDS encoding DUF3551 domain-containing protein: protein MYVLRPAWQDAHCLQRPYLGHPGNCQFSSFCQCMATASGTDAYCGIDLTYALARRVERSR, encoded by the coding sequence GTGTACGTCCTACGACCCGCTTGGCAGGACGCTCATTGTCTGCAAAGACCGTATCTGGGGCATCCTGGCAACTGCCAGTTCTCGTCATTTTGTCAGTGCATGGCCACTGCATCGGGCACGGACGCCTATTGCGGTATCGACCTGACCTACGCATTAGCGCGGCGGGTAGAACGATCGCGCTGA
- a CDS encoding aminodeoxychorismate/anthranilate synthase component II — translation MIVIIDNYDSFVFNIARYFRKLGAATRVVRNDAMDVSELADLRPRAVVISPGPCTPIEAGISTAVVRELSGQVPILGICLGHQCIGTVFGARVTRARHPMHGRPSYVTHEGGGLFKELPSPLCVGRYHSLIVELDPSSARHLTVTALSDDGELMALAHRDQPTYGVQFHPESILTPQGDVLFANFLRLAELS, via the coding sequence TTGATTGTCATTATCGACAACTACGACTCTTTCGTCTTCAACATTGCGCGATATTTTCGGAAGCTTGGTGCAGCAACACGTGTCGTCCGGAACGACGCGATGGATGTGAGCGAACTTGCTGACCTCAGGCCCCGCGCGGTTGTCATCTCCCCCGGTCCGTGCACTCCAATTGAGGCTGGAATATCGACAGCCGTCGTTCGTGAACTTTCGGGTCAGGTGCCAATTCTCGGCATTTGTCTCGGACACCAGTGCATTGGGACCGTGTTCGGCGCACGCGTAACGCGCGCACGTCATCCTATGCACGGTCGACCCTCGTATGTCACACATGAAGGCGGCGGGCTGTTCAAAGAACTACCGTCTCCACTTTGCGTGGGGCGCTACCATTCGCTTATCGTCGAATTGGATCCGTCATCTGCCCGTCACCTGACGGTGACAGCACTCTCGGATGATGGGGAACTCATGGCCCTCGCCCATCGCGATCAACCAACATATGGCGTGCAGTTCCATCCGGAGTCGATACTCACCCCACAAGGGGACGTACTGTTCGCAAACTTCCTACGGCTTGCAGAGCTTTCTTAA
- the panC gene encoding pantoate--beta-alanine ligase codes for MQTITTVAELRRELAKACSAGKRVGLVPTMGYLHDGHLALVKTSRAQCDVTVVSIFVNPTQFGPNEDLSSYPRDFLRDEKLCRDAGVAIVFAPGAQEVYPAQFETFVEPGELAKPLCGAFRRGHFRGVATVVCKLFNMVHPDVVFFGQKDFQQCAVVRRMATDLNLPIEIVTVPTVREPDGLAMSSRNRYLSEEERRRAVAISRGLFAAADEFRSGVREVDKLIAIAERHLETVDRLQYLELVDGDTLKRAESPLRLPAALCAAAYVGSTRLIDNVLLALPNL; via the coding sequence ATGCAGACGATTACCACGGTCGCTGAGCTTCGTCGTGAGCTCGCGAAGGCTTGCAGCGCGGGCAAACGCGTCGGGCTCGTGCCGACAATGGGCTATTTGCACGATGGCCATCTGGCCCTGGTCAAGACGAGCCGAGCGCAATGCGACGTCACCGTCGTTAGCATCTTTGTCAATCCGACTCAGTTCGGACCAAACGAGGATCTCAGCAGCTATCCTCGCGATTTCCTGCGCGATGAAAAATTGTGCCGCGATGCCGGTGTTGCGATTGTCTTCGCGCCGGGTGCACAGGAAGTCTATCCGGCTCAATTCGAGACCTTCGTCGAACCGGGCGAATTGGCGAAGCCACTATGCGGGGCTTTCAGGCGTGGGCATTTTCGCGGCGTCGCAACCGTCGTATGCAAGCTGTTCAACATGGTGCATCCGGACGTCGTGTTTTTCGGGCAAAAGGATTTTCAGCAATGCGCGGTCGTTCGTCGCATGGCAACTGATCTCAATCTTCCCATCGAGATCGTCACCGTGCCAACCGTTCGGGAACCGGACGGGCTCGCGATGAGCAGTCGCAATCGATATCTCAGCGAGGAAGAACGTCGGCGAGCCGTTGCCATCAGTCGTGGGCTGTTCGCCGCGGCGGATGAGTTCCGCTCAGGAGTGCGCGAGGTGGATAAGCTGATTGCGATCGCCGAGCGGCATCTTGAGACAGTTGATCGGCTGCAATACCTTGAACTTGTCGATGGTGATACGCTCAAGCGTGCCGAGAGTCCGCTGCGGCTTCCGGCGGCGCTCTGTGCCGCAGCCTACGTCGGTTCGACCCGGCTGATCGATAACGTACTGCTGGCGTTGCCAAATCTGTAG
- a CDS encoding MFS transporter, which translates to MASAGQPSSRLATRLAFFVPGVGFGAWAPLVPFAKDRLAVDDGVLGLLLLCLGAGSIIAMLLTSVLSARYGVRLIILVGGLSLAIVLPCLTTASKLSLGVALFALGASIGSISVAANIHAIEVERTAECPLMSSFHAQFSIGGLVGSAAMTAFLSLQIDAFVSTVVCSGLIVIAIMLAWPRLVPTAQADQGPSFVLPRSIVLLLAAIAAIAFLIEGAMLDWAALLVVGAGLAPKTQGGLAYVLFSIAMTVGRLAGDAVVERAGDRATLMFGSLLALAGFGALLAAPVAVIAMAGLLLIGLGLSNVAPILFRRAGTQEAMPVGPAIAAIMTVGYAGILIGPAGIGLLAKYVGLPAAFGVLAGLMCLVVLLAPIVTANTR; encoded by the coding sequence ATGGCGTCTGCTGGTCAACCATCCTCTCGGTTAGCAACGCGTCTTGCATTCTTCGTTCCCGGGGTCGGCTTCGGGGCCTGGGCCCCGCTCGTACCATTTGCGAAAGACCGGCTGGCGGTGGATGATGGCGTGCTTGGCCTACTACTGCTCTGCCTGGGTGCTGGATCCATCATCGCGATGCTTCTGACCAGTGTTTTGAGCGCCCGCTACGGCGTCAGGCTGATCATTCTTGTGGGTGGGCTTAGTCTCGCGATCGTCCTGCCGTGCCTCACGACAGCCAGCAAGTTGTCGCTCGGCGTCGCGCTATTCGCCTTAGGCGCCTCGATAGGCTCGATTAGCGTGGCCGCGAACATTCATGCGATCGAGGTGGAGCGCACGGCGGAGTGCCCGCTGATGTCCAGCTTCCACGCTCAATTCAGCATCGGGGGACTTGTGGGGTCTGCAGCCATGACCGCTTTTCTCTCGCTGCAGATTGACGCATTTGTTTCGACTGTGGTCTGCTCGGGATTGATAGTGATCGCGATCATGCTGGCGTGGCCGCGATTGGTACCAACGGCGCAGGCGGACCAGGGACCGTCGTTCGTTCTGCCGCGTTCCATCGTGCTCCTTCTAGCCGCGATTGCGGCGATCGCCTTCCTTATCGAAGGCGCGATGCTCGATTGGGCTGCCTTGTTGGTCGTCGGCGCTGGTCTTGCTCCAAAGACGCAGGGCGGCTTAGCGTATGTACTGTTCTCCATAGCCATGACGGTGGGACGCCTTGCTGGCGACGCCGTCGTCGAACGCGCGGGGGACCGCGCGACACTTATGTTCGGAAGTCTACTGGCCTTGGCCGGTTTCGGAGCTCTGCTGGCCGCACCGGTAGCCGTCATCGCCATGGCCGGCTTGCTGCTCATTGGTCTTGGCCTATCGAATGTCGCCCCGATTCTGTTCCGGCGCGCCGGCACGCAGGAGGCGATGCCCGTTGGTCCGGCGATTGCCGCGATCATGACGGTTGGTTATGCCGGAATTCTCATTGGACCGGCTGGTATAGGGTTACTGGCCAAGTACGTGGGACTGCCGGCCGCATTTGGGGTCCTAGCCGGGCTCATGTGCCTCGTCGTGCTCTTGGCGCCCATCGTGACGGCGAACACACGGTGA